From the genome of Leptotrichia sp. HSP-342:
AAAAATTGTAAAATATTTGGATATGGATTTATCATCTGCTGAAATTGTAAGATTTGCCGATGGAGAAACTTTTGCAAAGTCAAATGAAAGTGTACGAGGATGCAAGGTGTTTATCATCCAATCTACTTCAAAACCTGTAAATGAAAGTATTATGGAGCTTTTAGTTTTTATTGATGCGATTAAGAGGTCATCAGCCAGAGAAATTATTGCAATAATTCCTTATTACGGGTATGCAAGGCAGGACAGAAAGGCAAGTCCACGTGAGCCAATCACATCAAAACTTGTTGCAAACCTGCTTACTGTTGCAGGAGCTACAAGAGTAGTCACAATGGATTTACATGCAAGACAAATTCAAGGATTTTTTGACATTCCAGTAGATCACATGGAAGCTCTGCCAATTTTAGCTAAACATTTTATAAAATATGGATTTAGTCCAGAAGATACAGTTGTTGTATCGCCTGACGTTGGTGGTGTAAAAAGAGCAAGAGGACTTGCAAACTGGCTACACACTCCACTTGCCATAATTGATAAAAGACGGGCAAAAGCAAATGTTTCGGAAGTTATGAATATTATTGGAGATATAAAGGGTAAAAAAGCCATTCTGATTGACGATATGATTGACACAGCTGGAACAATCTGTAATGCGGCACAGGCTCTGATTGACAAAGGGGCAGCAGAAGTTTATGCTTGTGCAACACACGCTGTTTTCTCTGATCCTGCCATTGAAAGATTAAAAAATTTAGCTTTTACAGAAGTTGTAGTAACTGATACGATTCAATTACCAGAAAACAGAAAATTTGATAAACTAAAAATCTTGTCAACAAGCAAAATGTTTGCTGAAATAATAAAAAGAATTGCTACGAATAATCCAATAAGTGGCTTATTTGAGATGCCAGTTGATGATGAAAATGATGACTAAAATAAAAAAAGCGGTATGTATTCTGAAAAATGGAGGAGTTGCTGTATTCCCAACAGATACAGTTTATGGAATTGGCTCTCTTCCTGAACAGAAAGCTGTACAAAAAATATATAAGATAAAAAAACGTGATTTTTCTAAAAAAATAATCGCACTAATCAGTAACAGAGATATTTTGATTGAATTAATAAACGAAACAAAAGAAAATATTCAGAAAATTTCTAAAATTCTTGATAAATACTGGCCTGGAGAATTGACAGTTATTTTTTCTGCAAATGAGAGTTTTACCCAAAAATTTGATAAAAATATGAAAACGATTGGTGTTCGTATTCCGAAAAATAAGATTACTCTTGAAATTATAAAAAATTCTGGTGGAATTTTATTAACAACAAGTGCAAATATTTCTGGTGAAAATGCTGTTACTGAAATTGAAAATCTAAGTGAAGAACTGTTAAAAAATGTAGACATTGTCATTCCAAATGAAAAATCAGAATTAACTGGAAAACCTTCAACAATTGTGAAATATGAAAATGGAAAACTTACATTGTTAAGGGAAGGAAATGTTTCATTTGAAGAAATAATGAAAAATTTTGAATAATAAATAAAGAAATAATGAAGAACAGAAAGGAGAATTTATGGCAAAGATGGTAAATCCTAACACAGTAAGCAACATGGATTTAATAAATGCAAAATCACAGGCTAAAATGCAGCAGCTTGTACAAAAAATTGGAAAAGGGAAAAGAAAAGTCAATATTACATTTTCTAAAATGTCAAGAAGTTATCTAACAAAAATGATTGAGGAAATGAGAAAAATGATGAGCCAGTATGAAAAACAGCTGCCAAACGTGTTTGGTTTCTTCAAATATCTGGAAAATGAAGTAAAAATAACAAAGGCAAACAAAAAGGAAAAAACTAAAAATGTAAAACTTTCTTATGAAGAAGTTGACTTTTTTAAATTACAGCTAAAGGAAACATTAAAGGGGATTGATGCACAACGTGCAGCTTTGAAATGGTACAACTTGATTAAAAAGGCATTATTTAAAACATTGAAAAAACAGACAGAATTAGTATTGGAAGAATTTAATGCTGGAAGTGTAAAAAAGAAATAACTAAAAATAAAAAACTATAAAAGC
Proteins encoded in this window:
- a CDS encoding ribose-phosphate diphosphokinase — translated: MITLTKEDKSRIRIFAGTSSEVLAQKIVKYLDMDLSSAEIVRFADGETFAKSNESVRGCKVFIIQSTSKPVNESIMELLVFIDAIKRSSAREIIAIIPYYGYARQDRKASPREPITSKLVANLLTVAGATRVVTMDLHARQIQGFFDIPVDHMEALPILAKHFIKYGFSPEDTVVVSPDVGGVKRARGLANWLHTPLAIIDKRRAKANVSEVMNIIGDIKGKKAILIDDMIDTAGTICNAAQALIDKGAAEVYACATHAVFSDPAIERLKNLAFTEVVVTDTIQLPENRKFDKLKILSTSKMFAEIIKRIATNNPISGLFEMPVDDENDD
- a CDS encoding L-threonylcarbamoyladenylate synthase — its product is MMKMMTKIKKAVCILKNGGVAVFPTDTVYGIGSLPEQKAVQKIYKIKKRDFSKKIIALISNRDILIELINETKENIQKISKILDKYWPGELTVIFSANESFTQKFDKNMKTIGVRIPKNKITLEIIKNSGGILLTTSANISGENAVTEIENLSEELLKNVDIVIPNEKSELTGKPSTIVKYENGKLTLLREGNVSFEEIMKNFE